Within Halopelagius longus, the genomic segment CACTCCTTCGCGTCCATATCTCCCCCAATATCTGTCGTGGGACAATCACGCGAGCGAACGGAGTGAGCGAGCGGCTTTTTTGGTCCAGCTTTTTTGCCCGAGCGGTGAGCGAAGCGAACCCGAGGGCGAAAAAAGGTGGGAGGGGAAGCACCTTTAGTCGGCGGCCGCCGATTCGGGAGTATGAAACAGGCCATCGTCGCCCGCGCGGACCTCGGCATGGGCCGCGGGAAACTCGCCGCCCAAGTCGCGCACGCGTCGCTTTCGGCGTACGAGGACACCGACGACCGGACGCGCTCTCAGTGGAAGGGAAGCGGTCAGAAGAAGATAGTCCTGAAGGCCAACGGCGAGTCGAAACTCTTCGAACTCGCGGACGCCGCCGAACGGGAGGGTCTCCCCCACGCGATAATTCGCGACGCCGGACACACGCAACTGGACTCCGGAACGGTCACCGCACTCGCCGTCGGACCGGGCCCGGAGGACGCGGTGAACCGCGTGACGGGCGACCTCTCCCTGTACTGATATCGTCGCTTTCACATCGAGTCGGCCACATTGCTTACCCGACAGAAGATTCCATACCGAACGATGAAAGAGTTCGCCGCGTCTAACCCGGACGAGACGCTTCTCGACGTGCTGGAGAACGTCAACGACGTCATCACCGTTCGGGACGCCGAGACCGGCGAGACTCTCGCCGTCGGCGGGGGCGTCGAGGAGATGTACGGCTACACCCCCGAGGAGTTCAAATCCCGTCGCATCGAGGAGTACAGCGCCGACAGCGACACGTACGGCCGCGACGAAGTCGAACGTCGATTCGACGAGGCGCGACGGGAGGGGGAGGCCACGTTCGAGTGGAAGGCGAAGGCGAGAGACGGGACCGAGTTCTGGACGGAGGTGAACCTCTCGCGGACGGAGATAGGCGACCGCGACTGCCTCCTGAGCGTCATCCGCGACATCGACGATCGAAAGGAGAAGGAAAACGAGTTAGAGCGGTACAAGCGACTCGTCTCCCTCGTCTCCGACCCGGTGTTCACCATCGACGCCGACGACCGCATCGACTTCGTCAACGACGCCGCCGTCTCGTTCAGCGGGTACTCCCGCGAGGAACTGCAGGGGGCGGATCCGAGTCGCCTCGTCGAGTCGGAGGACGAAGACGGGTTCGAGAAGATTCACCGACTGGTGGACGGCCCCGAGGACTCCGTCAGACTCGAAGGGACCGTCGAACGCCCGGACGGGAGCACCCGGATCATCGAGTCGAACATCGCGCCCCTCCCGAGCGACGACGGGGAGTACAGCGGCGCCGTCGGCGTCGCGCGCGACATCACGGCGCGGAAGGAACGGGAGGAACACCTCGAACGGTTCGCGAGCGTCCTCTCGCACGACCTCAGAAACCCGCTGAACGCCGCGCAGGCGCAGGCGACGCTCCTCCGGGAGGCCGAGGGAGTCGAGAGCGACTACCTCGACACGCTCGATAGGCTCCACGACCGGATGGCCGACATCGTAGACGACGTGTTGACGCTGGCCCGCGAGGGGACGACGGTCGATGACCCCGAACCGGTCGAACTGCGGCGGGCCGTCGAGAAGGCGTGGGAGTCGACGCCGTCCGACGAGGGAACCGTTCTCGTCGACGACGACCTCGGCACCGTCCGAGGCGACCCCCGGCGCGTCCGCCGCCTCTTCGAGAACCTCCTCGACAACGCCGTCACCCACGCCGGGCCCGACGTGACCGTCCGCGTGGAACCCCTCCCGGACGGGTTCGCCGTCGCCGACGACGGACCGGGCATCCCGCCGGAGGAACGGGACAACGTCTTCGAGTACGGCTACTCGACCGCCGAACGCGGGACCGGATTCGGGCTGAACATCGTCGCCGAGATAGCGAAGGCCCACGGGTGGACGGTCTCACTCGGCGACGGCGACGCCGAGGGCGCGCGGTTCGAGGTGACCGGCGTTTCCGGGTGACGGCGCGGCAGGGACGCCACGGTTATGTATCGGCCGCGGCGAACGTCTACGACAGTACGATGACCGAGGACCGACCGACCGTCCTCGTCGTCGAGGACGAGGAGACGGTCGTCGAAGCGTACGCGCTGTGGCTCTCCGAGACCGCGAACGTCCGAACCGCGACCGGCGGCAAGGAGGCCCTCGAACTCGTCGACGACGACGTGGACGCGGTGCTCTTAGACCGGCGGATGCCGGACCTCTCGGGCGACGAGACGCTGGCTGAGATGCGCGAACGCGGCCACGACTGCCGCGTCGCGATGGTCACGGCGGTGGACCCCGACGTGGAGGCGACGGAGGAGTCGTTCGACACCTACCTGACGAAACCCGTGACAAGAGAGGAGATAGTAGACACCGTCGAGGAACTCCTCGAACTGGCGCGCGAGGACGCCGAGGGGTAGGCCGTTCACTTTTTCGAGGGCTCACTTCTTCGAGGGCTCGTTTCGCTCACCCTCGCACGAACCGGAGGGGCCTTGTCGGTCCGGGCGGAAGGTGCCACGACCGGACCTGCCGGGGAGACACAGATGCGAGAGGCACACCCACTCGAACGGCGCGTCGGTATCGAACGGTACGTGAGCGACGCCGCGGGGACGGGCGGCCGTCTCCGGGCGTCGCCCGAGGATTTCAGGGTCCGCGAACTGGAAGGGATGGACCCCGAACCCGCGGATTCTGACCCCGGCGACTACCCCCACCTCCTCCTTCGGGTCACCCTGCGCGGGTGGGACACGAACGACTACGCGCGCCGCCTCTCGGACGCCCTCGGCGTCAGCAGGGAACGCGTCGCGTGGGCCGGAACGAAGGACAAACACGCGGTCACGACGCAGTTGTTCACCGTCCGCGACGTGGCCCCGGACGAGATTCCCGAGGTGCGAGACGCCGACGCGGAGGTGCTCGGACGGGTCGGGCGCGACCTCGGATTCGGCGACTTGGCGGGCAACGCCTTCGAGATTCGCGTGACGGACGTCGACCGCCCGGAGAACGCGGCGGCCGTCACCGCCGAACTCGCGTCGTTCCTCGCCGACGCGGGCGGCGACGCGGAGGCCGACGAGGGCGGCGACGCGGAGGCCGACGCGGGCGAGAACGACGATCCCTCGTCGTACCCCGCCGAGGTGGCCGTCCCCAACTACTTCGGCCACCAGCGATTCGGCAGTCGTCGCCCCGTGACGCACGAAGTCGGCCTGCGCGTCGTCCGCGGCGAGTGGCGCGAGGCCGTGCTGACGTACGCCGGCAACCCGTTCGACGCGGAACCGGAGGGAACGCAGGCGGCGCGGCGGTTCGTGGACGAGCAGGCCGACTCGGCCGACCCCGACTGGGCCGCCGCCGTAGAGCGGATGCCGAACCGCCTGCGGTACGAACGGTCGATGCTCCACCGCCTCGCCCAAGACGGCGCGGAGACGGACGACGACTGGCGGCACGCCCTCGAAGCCGTCCCGCGGAACCTCCAGCGACTGTTCGTCAACGCCGCCCAGTCGTACGCGTTCAACAGGATACTGAGCGAACGCCTCGAACGCGGGATGCCCCTCACCCGCCCCGTCGAGGGCGACGTGGTGTGTTTCTCCGACCGCGACGCGCCGGAGGGCCTCTACCGACCGGACACCGACCGCACGCAGGTCGCCACCGGTCGCCGGGTGGACGTGATGGCGCGGCACTGCGAACGCGGGCGGGCGTTCGTCACCGCACCCCTCGTCGGCACCGAAACGGAGTTCGCCGAGGGCGAACCGGGGGAGGTCGAACGCGGCGTGATGGACGAGTTGGGCCTCGAACCCGCGGACTTCGACCTGCCCGGCGAGTTCGACTCCTCGGGAACGCGGCGGGCCGTCCTCCTCCGGACCGAGGTAGACGTCGAAACGGAGTCCGACGCGTACACCCTCTCCTTTTCGCTCCCCTCGGGGTCGTACGCGACGGTGCTCCTGCGGGAGTACCTGAAGACGAGTCCGCGAGAGCAGTGAGACCCCTCACCGCCCGCCGGCGGCCGCCCCGACGAGGGCGAACGGGACGGCGGCGAGGGAAGCGACGGCGGCGGCGACGAGAGCCGACAGGATAGCCAGTCCGGGCGACCCGCTCGCCTCGGTCATCGGAACCCACGCGACCACCGCCGCGGCGAAGGCGAGAGTCGCGGCGGCGGCGACGCGGCGGACGGGCCACCCACTCGTCGCCGCGACGCCGAGGGGGTAGCCCAGAATCGGAAGCGTCGCGGCGAAGAGGCTCGCGGCGGCGAGCGACCCCGAAACGACGCCCGCGGCGACGACGCCCGCCGCGGTCAGGGCGGCGACGGCACCCCCGACGGCGACGGGGAGCAAGGAGCCTCGGAACGACGGCGGCGCGCCCCGCGAGTGGAGTCCGACGAGGAGTGCGCCGGCGGCGACGCCCGCCGCGACGGGGAGAAACGGCGAGTCCGCGGCGAGTCCGAACAGGAGGCCCGCGGGGACGCCGCCGACGAGGAGGAGTGCGAGGACGCCGAGTCCGACTTCGCGGGCGGTGACTCCCCGGGAGGCGTCGCGGCCGAGGAGAGCGCCGAGGAGTCGGTGGTAGCCGACGAGCGAACCCGCGAGCGTCGCGCCCGGGAGGCAGACGAACCACAGGAGGTTCGACGCGACGGCGCCGGAGACGCCCAGACCGAGTGCGACTCGCGAGAGCGCGGACCGAACCGGCGACGGGAGCGCCGTCGGCGCGAACACGAGGAAGAAGTCGTCGCCGTCCCCGCCCGGGGCGGTGAGTACCGTCCGGTTCCCGTCTGCGCGGACGTCCGCGCCCGCCGGGTCGTTCGCGAGGGAGTACCCCGAGGGCGCGACGACGGTCAGGGTGTCGCAGTCGAACGTCCGGTACTCGGGCCCGCGGATGCGGAAGTGGTCCACGCGGTAGAGGCCGCCCGGCGTCCGCGCGGCGAACGCCTCCGTCGCGTGGCGCACGACCAGCGAGTGCGAGTCCGCGCCCTCGGCGGCGACGGTGACGGCCGACGCCTCGGCCGCCCCCGATATCTCGTCGAGGACGCTTCGGCGGAGCGAATCGTCGGCGAGGAGTCTGGTCGCCGTCGCGGGGTCCGCGAACGTGACCGTCGTTTCCCACCGGGCGCTTCCGTCCTCGCGGACGACTGCGCGTGCCGAACTCGATTCGACCGTCGCGTTCAGACCGGCCCGGTTCAGCGCAGACGCGACGGTCTGCCCGCAGAAGGGGTCCGCCGGTTCCCCCTGCGGACTCCCGGCGGCGGCAACGGGTGCGGGGGCGACGGCGACGACGAGGAGGAGACAGACGAGGGCGAGGGCGGCGGAAGCGAGCGGGCGGTCCGTCATCGTCGGTGAGATTCGTTCCGCCCGATAAATGTCTTCCCGCATCGACGCGGCGCGAGGGCGTCCGACGCCGCCGTCGAGGGCGCGGTTCGGATGACGCGGCGCTTTTATGCGGCCGTCGCTTTCCGTCGAACATGGACTGTGGGCGGTGTGGGACGCCGTTAGAGAAACCGGGAGACTACTGTCTCACCTGTAACACCGCCAACTGCGACACCGTCGTCGTCGTCTTCGAACGGGCGCGCGCCGAACTGACGATGCTCGACGAGGAAGAGGTGATAGGGAAGACGACGGTGACGACCATCCCCGAAGACGGCGACGAGAGTCGCGTCGTCGAACTGCGGAACTTCGCCGGACTCGTCGCCGACGAGGTGCGTCGGAAGCGCCCCGAGGAGGTGTACGCCGCGGGCGACAGGGACGTCCTGCGCGAGACGCGCGCGCAACTGCACCACGAGTTCTTCCGCGTCGCCGGCGAGAACCCCGTCGAACGCGTCCTCGAACGGCGGGGCGAACGCGCCCTCGAAGTCGTGGAGACGCCGCCCCGAGAGAAAGTCGGCGGCACGCACTCGACGCTCATCGGCGGGCGGAAGGGCCGCCGGGCCATCGGCGTCGTCGCGGGCCACCCGCACGTCAAGAAGATAATTCCCGGCCCGATAGACGCAAGCGGGAAGGGTTCCCGCACGAGTCTCCGCGCGAAGGTGACCCGCGCCGACGGCAACGGCAACGTCCGACTCCTCCTCCGCGACGGGTCGAGCGTGCAGGAGAACCGCGTCGTCACGACGGCGATGGACACCGAAACCGGTGAGTTCGTCCGCGACGACCTGAACGACGCCCTGCGCGAGGCGGAACTCCAAGACGGCGAGTGAGGGGCGTCGCCGGCGCCGACGCGCCGGAGACGGCGTGCCACCCCGACGCACGCGGCGAGGACGACTCGTAGGCTTTATCCGCCCGCCCCGGGTATCAGGCGATACTATGGCCGAAAAGAAGGCACGAAAGACCGGCAGCGCCGGTCGCTTCGGCGCTCGCTACGGGCGCGTCGCCCGACGCCGGGTCAAGGAGATAGAAGCCGAGATGCGCTCCGCGAAAGTCGACGGCGACGACGTGACGCGCGTCGGCACGGGCATCTGGAAGAACGAGGAGACGGGCGAACTGTTCACCGGCGGCACGTACCGCCCGCAGACGCCCGGCGGAAAGCAGGTCCGTCGCTCCATCCGCGCGGCGCTCTCGTCGGACGACGACGAGTAACGCGGAAGATACAACACGCTTCACAACTCACGATACACAATGAGCTACAAGTGCTCTCGCTGTAAGCGCGACGTCGAACTGGACGAGTACGGCGGCGTGCGCTGTCCGTACTGCGGGCACCGCGTCCTCCTGAAGGAGCGCGCGCCCGACGTGAAGGAAGTCCCGGTCGAGTAACTCCTGTCTTTCTCTCTCGACTCGATGGACGGCGCGCACGACGCGACGCTCGAATTTTCCTACGCCGACGAGCGACGCGCCCGCACCGTCGCCGAGAGCGTTCGCGTCGAAGTCGGCGAGATAGACGACGCGCGGTCGGCCGCGGGCGTCGAACGCGAGGGGAACGTCGTCCGCGTCCGCGTGGACGCCGCGGACCTCGTCGCCCTCCGGGCGGGGACGAACTCGTGGCTCCGCCTCGTCTCCGTCGCGGAGACGGTGGCGGCGGACGCACGAGAACGCTGACTCGGAGGCGCAGGAGGCGTCCCGGCGTCCCACTCGGCGGGCGGAATACGGGCCTTTTTCAGTCAGCATCCCGTCGGCCCGAGTATGCAGGGTAATCTGCCGCCGGAAGCACAGGAGAAGCTCGAGGAACTGCAGGACCTCCAGGAGACCGCACAGCAGGTCGCCGCGCAGAAACAGCAGGCCGAGTCCACGCTCACCGAGTCCAAGACGGCGCTCGAAACGCTCGAAGACGTCGACGAGGACACCGTCATGTACCGAGAGATCGGCGAACTGCTCGTCGAGACGGAGTACGACGAGGCGTACGACGACCTCGAAGAGAAGGTCGACACCCTCGAGATTCGCGTCGAGCAGCTTCAGAAGCAGGAAGAGCGCGTCCAAGAGCAGTTCGAGGACCTCCAGAGCGAACTCCAGCAGATGCTGCAGGGCGGCGCGGGCGGCGGCCCGATGGGCCCCGGCGGCGCAGGCGGCGCGTAAGCGACGATGCCGTCCGACGAAGAGGTCGTGGAGACGGCCGCCGAGGCCGCGGAGGGCGTCATCTTCGCGCGCTACAAGCAGTCCGAGGTCACCGACTTCGACGTGACGGTGACGTTCGAGGACGGCGTTCTCGACGTGGACGTGTACGTCAACGCCCCCGAGGACGCCGACGCCGACGCCGACGAGGTGGCCGACGAAGCCGCACTCGCGGCGCAGGACGCCGTGGACGAACTGTTCGGCGAAACCGACGCGGCCGAGTCGTAGCGGTCAGCGCGAAACGCACTTTTTGACGACACCCGCTCGTTCGTGAGAAATCGTTATATTCCTGTGTGCTATATGGTGCCATATGGCAACCAGAAACCGAGGCGGTGGGACGCCGCTGGAGCGGCTTCGAACGCACTACGAACGGACGCGGTCGCGGTGTACGGCCTGCGGATACGTGGACGAAGACTGCGAGTGGACGGCGACGACGACGGGCCGCCGGGTGACCTACGAGCACGTCTGCCCGAGTTGCGGAACCGTCGATACCGCGGAGATACGCCTGTAAGGCGGAGTTGAAAGCGGCGTTCGAAGGAGTTCGAGGGAAGCCGCTACGCGAACAGGAAGATGAGGACGCTGACGGCCATCGCCGCGAGGATGACCGAGGCGGCGAACGCGCCGCCCATCGAGACGACGGCGTTCGCGTGACTGGCGAGCGTCTCCGTGCGGTCGTTCCCGAAGACGGTCACCTCGGCGAGTTCGACCGCAACCCCGGCCTCGACGGGTTCGCAGTCCGCCTCGGCCTCCTCTACGAGGTCCGCGACGAGCGTCCGGAGTTCGTCCCAGTCTATCGCCGCACCGACCTGATTGTCGGCTTTGACGGTGTTGACGATGTGGGTGTCAGTCGTCATCACCTCCGCCACGTCGGCGGGGGCGTCCTCGCCCTCGGTGAGGTCCGAGAGCAGTTCGTCGCGGAGTCCCGGTTCCATGTTGTTGCCGTCCACGAGGACGTACGCCGTCGTCTGCCCGTTCACCTCGGTGACGGAGACGCGGATGCCGAGGGGGCCGATTCCCTCCATCGGCGTCCAGTTCGTCCGGTGCCACGCGACGCCTAGAGAGACGTCGCCGCGGTCGGCCTCGCGCAGTTCCTCGCCCGCCAGTCCCGCGGCGGTTATCATGTCGAAGGAGCGCTTCGACCCGGGCGTGACGTGCCCCAAGTCCGGGCCGTCGAGGCCGTTGTTGGAGTTGTGCGCGTCCACGAGGAGCACGTCGTCTAACCCCTTGGTCCGCGCCTCCGCCGCCGCCGAGAGGCCGACGGCGTACTCCACGTCGTCGGCGAAGCCCGGCGCGTACGTCGACACCAGCAAGGCGTCGTCGCCGAACCCCTGCCCGAGCATCTTCGCCTCGCCGGACTCCGTGCGGACGCTCTCGGTCGCTTCGGTGCCGTACTCGATGCTCCGGTAGGCGTCCTCGGCGGTGTCGAGGATGGTGTCCACCTCGCGTTCGGTGACGAGGTTGAAGTCGTGACCCGCGGTGGCGTGCGGCGGGAACGCCAGTCCCTCCGAACGCCGGGCGACGCGTTCGGGGAAGTTGCCGCCGCCGATTTCGCCCATCGGCCCGGGGTGGATCATCGGCAGGACGAACCGCGCCTTCTCGGAGCCGCCGGGTTCGCGGAACGACAGGACCGTGACGGGCACGACGGCCTCCTCGCCCAGTTTCTCGAAGAACGTCTCCAGTTCCCGGGAGCCCTCGGCGACGTGGCCGATGAACCCGCCGAGGAAATCGAGCATGGAGACGCCGAGGCTCCGCCGCCACGGTCGGTCCACGACGACGATGAAGCCGTAGACGAAGGCGGCGTACACCGAACACATCACGCCGAGGATGAGGAAGTGGTCCGGCGAGAGCGCAGAGAGCGCGGCGGGGGCGTGGTCCGCCCGGGAGAGGTACGGCGTCAGGTACGCGCTGAGGAGCGACCCGCCGAACGAGAGATACCGGAGGGTTCCGCTGTAGACGAACAGGAGCACCGCCGCCGTCAGCGTCTGGATGCTCGCCGGCACCGCCGCGACGAGAATCGACAGTTGCGAGACGGCCATGATGACGAGTAACCGGAAGGCGAACACCGACGCGAGGGCGACGACGAGGGCGTCGAAGACGAACCGCTGGTCGAGGGGGGTGAACACGGAGACGATGGCGGCGATAGTGACGATGGCGACCATTATCACCTCCGAGACGAGGGCGAGAAGCGACGACCGGTTCGGCGTCAGTTTCCCGCCGACGAACCGGTCGACGCCGGTCGTGCCGAACACCGCGACGATGGTCGGAACGCCGATGAAGAAGATTCCCTCCCACGCGTCCTTCCCGAGGAAGAACAGGCCGCGCCACGTCCGAACCGCCTCGCCCGTGTCGAACGCGGCGACGCCGGCCATCGCCGCAAGAAGGAGGGCGAACCCGAGGCTGGCGTACCAACTCGGGGCGCGGAAGATGAACCGCGACAGTCCCGCGAGGTCACTTTGAGTCGCCGTCATGCTGAGACGTTCACGTCTTCCGTACTAAAACTCGTGCGACTACTGTTCGCAGATGGCGAGGAAGTTCTCGAACACTTCTCGGCCCTCCTCGGTGTGGGCGACTTCGGGGTGCCACTGGACGCCGTACAGGTCGCGGTCGGTGTCGCTCATCGATTCGATGCCGCAGACGTCGCTCGTTCCGGTGTGGACGAACCCCTCGGGGAGTTCCTTCACCTCGTCGGCGTGACTCGCCCAGACGCGCGTCTCCGGCGAGAGCGACCCCACGAGGGGGTCCTCGTCGTCGAGGATTTCGACGTTGACGTCCGCGTACCCGCCGTAGTCGCCGGATCCGACCGCACCGTCGAGTTCGGCGGCGAGAATCTGCATGCCGAGGCAGATGCCGAGGACGGGAACGTCGAGTTGGAGGTACTCCGCGCAGTTGCCGATGCGGTCCATGTCGGGGCCCCCCGAGAGGACGATGCCGTCGGCGTCTATCTCCGCGGCGGGGGTGTCGTTGTCGAGGAGTTCGACGTCCACCCCGAGATCGCGGAGCGCCCTGTGTTCGAGGTGGGTGAACTGGCCGTGGTTGTCGATGACGACGATGCGGGTCATCAGTTGCGCACCGCTAGTCGGGACGCGGACAAAAAGCGTCCGAAACGTCTCGGCGGGGAGACGACGCCGATGTCGGCCGATTCGGCGGTGTTCTGCGGGAAACCCGACAGGTAAAGGGCTCCGCCCTCCTGCGTGGGGACGTGGACACACCCGGCGTCGCAACGTACACGCGCCTCCGACCGGCGGCGCGGGCGGCCATCGGCCTCGCACTCGCCGTCGTCGTCCTCGCGGTGTTCGTCTGGTTCACCGGGGGCGTCGCCGTGCTTCGGGCCATCTCGCGGGCGGACCCCGGCCTCGTCGCCGTCGGAAGCGGCGCGGGCGTGGCGGCGATTCTCTCGTGGGGGGAGGCCCTCCGGCGCGCCCTCGGCGGGACGAGACCCATCGGCGGCCTGAAGTACCGCCTCACCTACCTCTCGGGCGACTTCGCCCGGCAGGTGCTTCCGATGGGACGCCTGAGCGGGTCGGCGATAATCGCGTACGCGGTGAGCAGGCCGTTCGACTACGAGTACGAGGAGGGACTCGCCGCGGTGACCGTCACCGACCTGTTGAACCTCGTCTCCGCCATCTCTCTCTCGACGCTCGGCCTCGCCACCGTGTTCCTCCGCGCGGACGTGGGCGACGTGCGGACGTTCCTCGGCGGTCTGACCGGCGCACTCGTCGTCGCCGTCGGCGTCGTCGCGTTGGTGACCCGGCGGCGACGCGTCGTCGAACGCGCCGTCACAGCGGTTTCCGGCGGCATCCACCGCGGGGCGGCGCGCCTCGGCGTCGAGTCCGTCGCCGCCGCCTTCGAACCGGAGTCGATGCGCTACCGCGTCGAGAGCTACTTCGGCGCGTTGGACGCCGTCGCCGGAGACAGGCGGCGCGTCGTGGCGACGGCGTCGTTCGTCGCCGTCGGGTGGATGGCGTTCGCCGCGTCGCTGACGGCGGCGGCGGCGGCGTTGGGCGTCGGCGTCCCGTTCGCGGCGGCGTTGTTCGTCGCGCCCGCCGCCGGCCTCGTCGGGTGGTCGCCGCTTCCCGGCGGGGCCGGCGGCGTCGAAGTGGCCGTCACCGCCGGGTTGGTCGCCGTCGCGGGCGTCTCCGTCGAATCCGGCGCGGCCGTCGCACTCCTCTATCGCGTCTGCAGTTACTGGGTCGTCGTCGCCGTCGACGCCCTCGCGACGGGGCTGCTGACGGCCATCGAGGCGAACTGAGCCGACTCAGAGCGACTGCGGGTCGAACCGCCGGTTCTCGCCGTCCCACTCCGTCCTGTCGTTGTCCTCGCGGGTGTCGAGGTACACCTCCACGCCGTTTCCGTCCGGGTCCTCGAAGTACAGCGCTTTGCTGATGCGGTGGTCCACGGGGGCGAACTCGACGCCGCGGTCGGAGAGGCGTTCGGCGGTCAGGCGGAGGGCCTCGGCGGACGGCACCTCGAACGCGGCGTGGTAGAGGCCGACGCCCATCCCCGGCCCGGACGCATCCGGACCGACCGCTTGGAGGGCGACGTCGTGGTGGTGGTCGCCGAAGGAGAGGAAGGCGTAGTTCGCGTAGCGTTCGGCGACGGAGAGGCCGACGACGTCGCGGTAGAACTCGACGGCGCGGTCCACGTCGCGGACTTTGAGGTGGACGTGCCCGAGTTCCGATGGGACGGCGTCGGCGGGCGTCTCGTCGCCGGGCGTCTCGTCGGCGGACGCGTCGTCGTTCATACGGCGGGTACGCGTTCGACCGCAAAGACGTTCACCCCTCCGAACGGGCGTTCGACGCCCGTACCCGAGGCTACTCCCCGCCGAATCTGTCCGCGGCCGACTGGAAGCCGAACTCCGCCTGTTCCTTCGACCGGCGTTCCTCCCGCGCGGCGAACGCCTCCGGGTCCGGCGAGGCGTCGTCGTCGATGCGGGCGAACGACTTGTGGACCTTCGTGTGACACCACCGACAGAGCGCGACGGTTATCTCGTGGCTCGGTTCGTCGGCGTCGGCGTCGCTACTGCCGCCGTACGACAGGTGGTGTTCCTCCAAGAGCGGTCTGCTGTCGGACTCGTGGGCCATGCGCACCTCTTCGAGTCCGCACCGGACGCACTCGCGCCCGTCGGTGGTCGAACGGTAGTGCGGGCAGTCGCGCCACTCGCAGTCCTCGTCGGCGACGAGGCACTCGTAGTCGTCTGCGCGTCGCGCGGCGGCGAACTCCGGGTCGTCGCCCGCCCTGTCGAGTGCGAACCGGCACCGGCCGTCGCCGGTGAGGTGGTCGCACGCGCCCGCGTGGTCGTACGGGTCGTCCACCCCCACGGGCGTCCCGGTCGGCGTCTCCTCCATGTCCGTCGCTTCGGACCCCGGAGGCCTTCGTTCTTCCGTCGCGAGGCGGACGGTG encodes:
- the pth2 gene encoding peptidyl-tRNA hydrolase Pth2, whose product is MKQAIVARADLGMGRGKLAAQVAHASLSAYEDTDDRTRSQWKGSGQKKIVLKANGESKLFELADAAEREGLPHAIIRDAGHTQLDSGTVTALAVGPGPEDAVNRVTGDLSLY
- a CDS encoding sensor histidine kinase: MKEFAASNPDETLLDVLENVNDVITVRDAETGETLAVGGGVEEMYGYTPEEFKSRRIEEYSADSDTYGRDEVERRFDEARREGEATFEWKAKARDGTEFWTEVNLSRTEIGDRDCLLSVIRDIDDRKEKENELERYKRLVSLVSDPVFTIDADDRIDFVNDAAVSFSGYSREELQGADPSRLVESEDEDGFEKIHRLVDGPEDSVRLEGTVERPDGSTRIIESNIAPLPSDDGEYSGAVGVARDITARKEREEHLERFASVLSHDLRNPLNAAQAQATLLREAEGVESDYLDTLDRLHDRMADIVDDVLTLAREGTTVDDPEPVELRRAVEKAWESTPSDEGTVLVDDDLGTVRGDPRRVRRLFENLLDNAVTHAGPDVTVRVEPLPDGFAVADDGPGIPPEERDNVFEYGYSTAERGTGFGLNIVAEIAKAHGWTVSLGDGDAEGARFEVTGVSG
- a CDS encoding response regulator, with product MTEDRPTVLVVEDEETVVEAYALWLSETANVRTATGGKEALELVDDDVDAVLLDRRMPDLSGDETLAEMRERGHDCRVAMVTAVDPDVEATEESFDTYLTKPVTREEIVDTVEELLELAREDAEG
- the truD gene encoding tRNA pseudouridine(13) synthase TruD, which codes for MREAHPLERRVGIERYVSDAAGTGGRLRASPEDFRVRELEGMDPEPADSDPGDYPHLLLRVTLRGWDTNDYARRLSDALGVSRERVAWAGTKDKHAVTTQLFTVRDVAPDEIPEVRDADAEVLGRVGRDLGFGDLAGNAFEIRVTDVDRPENAAAVTAELASFLADAGGDAEADEGGDAEADAGENDDPSSYPAEVAVPNYFGHQRFGSRRPVTHEVGLRVVRGEWREAVLTYAGNPFDAEPEGTQAARRFVDEQADSADPDWAAAVERMPNRLRYERSMLHRLAQDGAETDDDWRHALEAVPRNLQRLFVNAAQSYAFNRILSERLERGMPLTRPVEGDVVCFSDRDAPEGLYRPDTDRTQVATGRRVDVMARHCERGRAFVTAPLVGTETEFAEGEPGEVERGVMDELGLEPADFDLPGEFDSSGTRRAVLLRTEVDVETESDAYTLSFSLPSGSYATVLLREYLKTSPREQ
- a CDS encoding DUF2103 domain-containing protein; the encoded protein is MDCGRCGTPLEKPGDYCLTCNTANCDTVVVVFERARAELTMLDEEEVIGKTTVTTIPEDGDESRVVELRNFAGLVADEVRRKRPEEVYAAGDRDVLRETRAQLHHEFFRVAGENPVERVLERRGERALEVVETPPREKVGGTHSTLIGGRKGRRAIGVVAGHPHVKKIIPGPIDASGKGSRTSLRAKVTRADGNGNVRLLLRDGSSVQENRVVTTAMDTETGEFVRDDLNDALREAELQDGE
- a CDS encoding eL43 family ribosomal protein, with product MAEKKARKTGSAGRFGARYGRVARRRVKEIEAEMRSAKVDGDDVTRVGTGIWKNEETGELFTGGTYRPQTPGGKQVRRSIRAALSSDDDE
- a CDS encoding DNA-directed RNA polymerase subunit P — translated: MSYKCSRCKRDVELDEYGGVRCPYCGHRVLLKERAPDVKEVPVE
- a CDS encoding KEOPS complex subunit Pcc1; translated protein: MDGAHDATLEFSYADERRARTVAESVRVEVGEIDDARSAAGVEREGNVVRVRVDAADLVALRAGTNSWLRLVSVAETVAADARER
- a CDS encoding prefoldin subunit beta, producing the protein MQGNLPPEAQEKLEELQDLQETAQQVAAQKQQAESTLTESKTALETLEDVDEDTVMYREIGELLVETEYDEAYDDLEEKVDTLEIRVEQLQKQEERVQEQFEDLQSELQQMLQGGAGGGPMGPGGAGGA
- a CDS encoding DUF3194 domain-containing protein, which produces MPSDEEVVETAAEAAEGVIFARYKQSEVTDFDVTVTFEDGVLDVDVYVNAPEDADADADEVADEAALAAQDAVDELFGETDAAES
- a CDS encoding HVO_0649 family zinc finger protein, which gives rise to MATRNRGGGTPLERLRTHYERTRSRCTACGYVDEDCEWTATTTGRRVTYEHVCPSCGTVDTAEIRL